In the Paenibacillus sp. FSL H7-0357 genome, one interval contains:
- a CDS encoding serine/threonine protein kinase, which translates to MDGKSNASALPRNTLLNGVYQIKKVISRSELGLVYLGREKETGKPVAIKEFYPAVLARRKADKRTVEIRLGNSLDKYDELLHSFMQEAELLSELKHPHLLKYLAHLEANGTGYIIMEYCQGTSLDKWLSARGAVDRALFINHTLLPLVETLEYIHTQGIIHRDIKPSNIMIMEDGTPKLIDFGSAVRLPLKEGEKQTIFTSACYSPLELYSELSPHNEMSDIFSLAALLHYCFCGEAPADVKLRLFDEQIPAVRTKNPEVSRWLSRTVHWGLAMRQEQRCPSLAKFRRALQVQSFLWKWKGTAVLGKAAMDLSSGKK; encoded by the coding sequence GTGGACGGAAAATCAAATGCTTCTGCCTTGCCGCGTAACACATTGCTGAATGGCGTCTATCAGATCAAAAAAGTAATATCTCGCAGTGAGCTTGGACTCGTCTATTTGGGAAGGGAAAAGGAGACGGGGAAACCTGTCGCAATTAAGGAGTTTTATCCGGCGGTGCTGGCCCGGCGAAAAGCTGATAAGCGAACGGTTGAAATTAGATTGGGGAATAGCCTGGACAAATATGATGAGCTTCTGCATTCGTTTATGCAGGAGGCGGAGCTTCTTTCTGAATTGAAGCATCCTCATCTTCTGAAGTATCTTGCTCATCTGGAAGCTAACGGGACAGGATATATTATTATGGAATACTGCCAGGGAACATCTCTGGATAAGTGGCTGAGTGCACGTGGAGCGGTTGACCGCGCATTATTCATCAATCATACCCTGCTGCCGTTGGTGGAGACGCTGGAATACATACATACTCAAGGCATTATTCACCGGGATATCAAGCCCTCCAATATTATGATTATGGAGGATGGCACTCCGAAGCTTATTGATTTTGGGTCTGCTGTCCGTCTTCCGCTTAAGGAAGGGGAGAAGCAGACAATCTTTACATCAGCATGTTACTCTCCCTTGGAGCTTTACTCTGAATTGTCACCTCATAATGAGATGTCTGATATATTCAGTCTGGCTGCGCTATTACATTACTGCTTCTGCGGTGAAGCACCTGCCGATGTGAAGCTGCGCTTGTTCGATGAACAAATTCCTGCAGTTAGGACCAAGAATCCGGAAGTCAGCCGCTGGCTGTCGCGAACCGTTCATTGGGGACTGGCTATGCGGCAGGAACAACGTTGCCCGTCACTCGCCAAGTTCAGGAGGGCACTGCAAGTTCAGTCTTTTCTATGGAAGTGGAAAGGTACAGCAGTACTTGGGAAGGCGGCGATGGATCTGTCGTCCGGAAAGAAATAG
- a CDS encoding ABC transporter permease, which yields MKRYLDIYRQCMYSALQSAVAYRMNFIISSLITLVGNILFPLVTLLIYRAGTSFPGWSLFEVLLIQSVFTMSSGLSSLIFGGVLWTTMSHVREGSFEVILMKPLNPLFFIIATTFSTESVGLFLGGVSLFIFSAMHVGAIPVLFWLQFAGMFIAGTAVLAGLSLMMAAMSFKWVGNSRISELADSVLHIGKYPLPIFPKAVQALATMIIPVGMVGFFPASALLGRVHASDFAAVLPCFLFLAAGVWIYRHMIRLYEGVGG from the coding sequence ATGAAACGGTATCTGGATATTTACAGGCAGTGCATGTATTCCGCTTTGCAGTCGGCTGTAGCCTATCGTATGAATTTTATTATCAGCAGTCTGATCACCCTGGTCGGCAACATTCTGTTTCCGCTGGTGACCCTGCTTATTTACCGGGCGGGCACCAGCTTTCCCGGTTGGAGCTTGTTTGAGGTGTTGTTGATCCAGTCTGTATTCACCATGTCCAGCGGCCTTTCGAGCCTTATTTTCGGCGGCGTTCTCTGGACCACAATGTCGCATGTCCGTGAGGGAAGCTTCGAGGTTATTCTTATGAAACCGCTGAATCCGCTGTTTTTTATTATTGCCACAACATTTTCTACCGAAAGTGTTGGCCTGTTTCTGGGCGGGGTTTCGCTATTCATATTCTCTGCTATGCATGTCGGCGCCATTCCGGTCCTTTTCTGGCTCCAATTTGCCGGGATGTTTATCGCAGGGACGGCGGTCCTTGCAGGATTATCTCTAATGATGGCCGCTATGTCCTTCAAATGGGTGGGCAACTCGAGAATTTCCGAACTTGCTGACAGTGTGCTGCACATTGGAAAATATCCGCTGCCCATATTTCCGAAGGCTGTACAAGCTTTGGCCACGATGATAATTCCTGTGGGAATGGTAGGCTTCTTCCCTGCTTCCGCTCTTCTAGGACGGGTGCATGCCAGCGATTTCGCTGCTGTTCTGCCCTGCTTTTTATTTCTGGCGGCAGGAGTATGGATTTACCGGCATATGATCAGATTGTACGAGGGGGTAGGCGGATGA
- a CDS encoding PP2C family protein-serine/threonine phosphatase: MNTLKQLLDDSALTPYWMIVVWILLIWPLIMFRHRIQKMPKAGTGSGDGIGNGQTIGAREEQDDYFATVNMPFGLLAVLADGISGLSGGRVASTAAVHTFVKEFRELERFPDPPEFFGDAAMNANGEIMNQLHGVQGGPRW; this comes from the coding sequence ATGAATACGCTGAAGCAACTGCTGGATGATAGTGCATTGACCCCATACTGGATGATTGTTGTCTGGATATTGCTGATCTGGCCACTGATTATGTTCAGGCATCGTATTCAAAAGATGCCGAAGGCTGGCACCGGTTCCGGGGACGGAATCGGGAACGGCCAGACGATCGGTGCGCGTGAAGAGCAGGATGACTATTTTGCGACGGTCAATATGCCTTTCGGATTGCTAGCTGTGCTTGCGGATGGAATCAGCGGTTTAAGCGGGGGAAGGGTGGCCAGTACGGCGGCCGTTCATACTTTTGTTAAAGAATTTCGGGAACTGGAGCGCTTCCCCGATCCGCCGGAATTCTTCGGTGATGCGGCGATGAACGCCAATGGAGAGATCATGAACCAGTTGCACGGAGTGCAGGGGGGACCACGCTGGTAG
- a CDS encoding vWA domain-containing protein, with amino-acid sequence MILISGCLAGNGGTSSYASSGKNSTASASAGGLDAMFVLDVSYSMNQTDKDRIADEVIRMFMDMSGGQKTRLGFVAYNDRITSSVPLTDITSSGARQQLRSKIDSLKRTGYTDLGLGLRRGAELLEKSRANGRQPFLILLSDGETDIGNSSGRRTFADSANDVDKVINMAQKSGYPIYTVGLNYGGKVNSSELERISSETGGTSFITGSADDLPEIFNQIFASQIQSVLTSVAAVTANGSLQEITVEIPNSSMADANIIMLSEHPVTEAQLYYKSSNVSFIQSDKYSLMKIVKPVKGNFVLKFRGHAGDLVKVNLLGNYNMRAEAAISGGQKALKGQATAFEAALYGINDGSKVQDSDIYNRLKAELIVTPKEGKVERIPLTNTGSGFQGTYIFPKSNTYQYHIRVDGSDFYREGKTAVIEINNLPPVALNKSIDLSKDDGAVKLDLTSYFEDPNKDSLTYTVDTEQGDRSLAQADIKDGQLLLSSLHSGKSYLSITATDDEGAKVTARIPVHITSMVEKMLRIGVLSVLLLIAIGLLYWFVLRPKPVFRGRLEGYFLSTASGTDIPVTHWPMTSFQQRRMNLAELLNMMEIREHVPEAGNIWFKAGKNETLIVRHDSRCTVVHGRTPVERGKQEVLEYNDRLYITFEDGLTEIEMRYKAIKPKTNIYVGQQRDSEAI; translated from the coding sequence ATGATACTTATTTCAGGTTGCTTGGCAGGGAACGGCGGGACTTCCAGCTACGCATCATCCGGCAAGAACTCTACCGCTTCCGCTTCGGCAGGAGGTCTGGATGCCATGTTTGTACTGGATGTCAGCTACTCCATGAATCAGACGGACAAGGACCGGATAGCCGATGAAGTTATCCGCATGTTCATGGATATGAGCGGGGGGCAAAAAACCAGGCTGGGCTTCGTGGCCTACAACGACCGGATCACCTCTTCTGTCCCGCTCACGGATATTACGTCTTCCGGCGCACGACAGCAATTACGGAGCAAGATCGACAGCTTGAAGCGGACCGGCTACACGGATCTTGGCCTTGGACTGCGGCGCGGCGCGGAACTGCTGGAGAAATCCCGGGCAAATGGCAGACAACCCTTCCTCATCCTTCTCTCCGACGGAGAGACCGATATTGGAAACAGCTCCGGTAGACGGACTTTTGCTGATTCTGCAAATGATGTGGACAAAGTCATTAACATGGCCCAAAAATCAGGATACCCGATTTACACCGTTGGCCTTAATTATGGAGGTAAGGTTAATTCAAGTGAATTGGAGCGGATCTCAAGTGAGACGGGCGGTACCTCTTTTATTACCGGAAGTGCAGACGATTTGCCTGAAATATTTAACCAGATCTTTGCCAGTCAGATTCAATCCGTACTTACATCCGTAGCAGCCGTTACAGCAAATGGCTCCCTTCAGGAAATCACCGTGGAGATTCCCAATTCCAGCATGGCTGACGCCAATATTATCATGCTGTCGGAGCATCCGGTAACGGAGGCCCAGCTCTATTACAAATCAAGCAATGTAAGCTTCATTCAATCGGATAAATACTCGCTGATGAAAATCGTCAAGCCGGTTAAAGGCAATTTCGTGCTGAAATTCCGCGGACATGCCGGTGATCTTGTCAAAGTCAATCTGCTTGGCAATTACAATATGCGTGCCGAAGCCGCTATATCCGGCGGACAAAAGGCGCTCAAAGGACAAGCTACCGCCTTCGAGGCTGCACTATACGGAATAAACGACGGTTCTAAAGTACAGGATTCCGATATTTACAATCGGCTGAAAGCAGAACTGATCGTAACACCCAAAGAAGGCAAAGTTGAACGGATTCCACTAACCAATACGGGAAGCGGCTTTCAGGGCACCTACATATTTCCTAAATCAAATACATACCAATACCATATCCGTGTAGACGGTTCGGATTTCTACAGAGAAGGCAAAACTGCAGTTATCGAGATTAACAATCTGCCGCCGGTCGCTTTGAATAAATCCATTGATTTGTCCAAGGATGACGGAGCTGTTAAGCTTGACTTAACCAGCTACTTCGAAGATCCCAATAAGGATTCGCTTACTTATACCGTGGATACAGAACAAGGAGATCGGAGCCTGGCTCAAGCAGACATCAAAGATGGACAACTCTTATTGTCTTCGCTGCATTCAGGAAAGTCCTATCTCTCAATAACAGCCACAGATGATGAAGGCGCCAAAGTAACCGCCCGAATCCCTGTACATATCACTTCCATGGTGGAAAAGATGCTGCGTATTGGCGTACTTTCCGTACTGTTACTGATCGCTATTGGACTGCTGTACTGGTTCGTGCTGCGACCAAAGCCAGTATTTCGCGGCAGACTGGAGGGTTATTTCCTAAGTACTGCAAGCGGTACGGATATTCCTGTGACCCACTGGCCGATGACCTCGTTTCAACAGCGCAGGATGAATCTGGCTGAATTACTTAACATGATGGAGATCCGGGAACATGTTCCGGAAGCGGGAAATATCTGGTTCAAGGCCGGCAAGAATGAAACCTTGATCGTCCGGCATGATTCCCGCTGCACCGTCGTACATGGGCGAACCCCTGTGGAGCGTGGCAAGCAGGAAGTGCTTGAATACAATGATCGGCTCTATATTACGTTCGAAGATGGTCTGACGGAGATTGAGATGCGTTATAAGGCCATTAAGCCAAAAACTAATATTTATGTAGGCCAGCAGAGGGATTCGGAAGCTATATAA
- a CDS encoding PP2C family protein-serine/threonine phosphatase, with protein sequence MIRSSMLYWGAVGDSLLFVYRGGILIPVNHKHTLENTLQEQYLSGEITESEALGNPQRKTLVNYLGSENFRSMELAEEPFQLYKGDKIMLCSDGVYNTLTEMEMETILSRPLSPYDAAQAMIDLIEEKRLVHQDNATVIIVERRW encoded by the coding sequence ATGATCCGCAGTAGTATGCTCTACTGGGGGGCGGTAGGGGACAGCCTGTTGTTCGTATACCGCGGCGGTATTCTGATTCCGGTTAACCATAAGCATACGCTGGAGAACACACTGCAGGAACAGTATCTGTCCGGTGAGATTACCGAGTCGGAGGCGCTAGGCAATCCGCAGCGCAAGACTCTGGTCAATTATTTGGGGTCCGAGAATTTCAGGAGCATGGAGCTGGCAGAAGAACCTTTTCAGCTGTATAAGGGGGACAAGATTATGCTGTGCAGCGACGGGGTATACAACACGCTCACGGAAATGGAAATGGAGACGATACTGTCCCGGCCGCTGTCACCCTATGATGCTGCTCAGGCCATGATTGATTTGATAGAGGAGAAAAGGCTTGTACATCAGGATAACGCTACAGTCATTATTGTGGAGAGGCGTTGGTAG
- a CDS encoding J domain-containing protein has product MRRLTDYYEVLGIAPNASSAEVKQAYRKLAKKYHPDTNGGDPQAAERFKQVHEAYKVLGNEESRTAYQSQSQSRTTRASEEPPEKPSAGKERVSFDPGNMEEQFERFFGFQPKKESDRSIPKRSEPAKSMEASELFERYFGIRKK; this is encoded by the coding sequence GTGAGGCGATTGACAGATTATTATGAAGTGCTTGGTATTGCCCCAAATGCATCATCCGCCGAAGTGAAGCAAGCTTACCGGAAGCTGGCCAAAAAGTATCATCCCGATACGAACGGAGGAGATCCGCAGGCCGCCGAGCGGTTTAAGCAGGTTCATGAGGCCTATAAGGTACTAGGTAATGAAGAGTCAAGGACGGCTTATCAGTCGCAGTCGCAGTCGCGTACAACCCGGGCATCCGAAGAGCCGCCGGAGAAGCCATCCGCAGGCAAGGAGCGGGTCAGTTTTGATCCGGGAAATATGGAAGAGCAGTTCGAACGTTTTTTTGGTTTCCAGCCGAAAAAGGAGAGTGACCGGAGCATCCCCAAACGCTCTGAGCCAGCAAAAAGTATGGAAGCATCGGAGCTGTTCGAGCGCTATTTTGGAATCCGAAAGAAGTGA
- a CDS encoding ABC transporter permease has translation MNSLQRKWLICRTVAEVTYKEWSAYRTHSMVSIIVGPVYFMVQYFIWTAVYGDHASLGGIGLPQMIRYFGATALIGYLVMDFADWNLSMLVRTGKFLTFHLRPIHHRSFALFQKIGHRSLGFLFEFLPCLLIFIFIFGVDMRPASFPWMLLSVLLAFLMIFYVNYMIGLTSFWLVQSAGIRSAFMLVSGIFSGALIPLDFFPHWLQVIQFFLPFQYMAYLPAMVFTGHYSLGGVELSIEQAVGIQAAALLVTFGLNELVRRLAMKQFTAVGA, from the coding sequence ATGAATAGCCTGCAACGCAAATGGCTTATTTGCCGGACGGTGGCGGAGGTAACCTACAAAGAATGGAGTGCCTACCGCACTCATTCCATGGTGTCCATTATCGTCGGTCCTGTATATTTTATGGTGCAATATTTTATCTGGACGGCGGTATATGGAGATCATGCTTCGCTCGGCGGTATCGGACTCCCCCAAATGATCCGCTATTTCGGCGCTACTGCGCTTATCGGTTACCTGGTCATGGATTTTGCCGATTGGAACTTATCCATGCTTGTGCGCACCGGTAAATTTCTCACCTTTCATTTGCGCCCGATTCATCACCGTTCTTTCGCTTTGTTTCAGAAGATCGGGCATCGGTCTCTCGGTTTCCTGTTTGAATTTTTACCCTGCCTTTTGATCTTCATTTTTATTTTTGGAGTTGATATGCGGCCGGCAAGCTTTCCATGGATGCTTCTGTCGGTGCTGCTTGCCTTTCTAATGATTTTTTATGTGAACTACATGATCGGCCTGACTTCATTTTGGCTTGTCCAATCAGCTGGAATACGAAGTGCTTTTATGTTGGTGTCGGGTATTTTTTCAGGTGCGCTTATTCCGCTTGATTTTTTTCCGCACTGGCTTCAGGTGATCCAGTTCTTCCTGCCGTTTCAGTACATGGCCTACCTGCCTGCAATGGTTTTTACCGGCCATTACTCACTTGGAGGCGTTGAGCTTTCCATTGAGCAAGCCGTGGGCATACAGGCGGCGGCCTTGTTAGTTACGTTCGGATTAAACGAGCTTGTTCGCCGTCTGGCCATGAAGCAGTTTACTGCTGTCGGCGCGTGA
- a CDS encoding IS5 family transposase, giving the protein MGRCKRDGPQQAIGRSRGRLTTKIHTIVDALGNPLRFVLTGGQCHDAVTGYEMLGQMDLTKKQILADRAYTNRILRLLQKQAATSVIPGKKNRWKQRRWDKDLYKERHMIECFSNKVKHRLATRYDKLASTFMTFLTLASIMIWLVWVCIHALALQ; this is encoded by the coding sequence TTGGGCAGGTGCAAAAGGGATGGGCCTCAACAAGCCATAGGCCGATCCCGAGGAAGGTTAACGACCAAAATCCATACCATTGTCGATGCCCTAGGCAACCCGTTGCGCTTTGTGTTGACCGGAGGTCAGTGCCATGACGCAGTAACCGGCTACGAGATGCTTGGGCAGATGGACTTAACGAAGAAACAGATACTCGCCGATCGAGCGTATACAAACCGGATTCTTCGCCTCTTGCAAAAGCAAGCTGCGACTTCGGTGATTCCGGGTAAGAAGAATCGATGGAAACAACGTAGATGGGACAAAGATCTCTACAAAGAACGCCACATGATCGAATGTTTTTCCAACAAAGTAAAACATCGATTGGCCACTCGCTATGACAAATTGGCCAGTACCTTTATGACTTTTTTGACGTTGGCTTCGATTATGATATGGCTCGTTTGGGTTTGCATACACGCCCTAGCCTTACAGTAA
- a CDS encoding serine hydrolase domain-containing protein has product MLFTPGITDCSPAEVGYDTSRIGVLHNHFQNLIDQNKIQAAAYCVSRYGKTFMHGAMGPLSFREDRAEPLLPTTVHNIASITKAVTSVAMAKLVEDGILRFDLPVSAFLEQFNVDPFNKIDIYSLLTHTSGLFPDCAGSLIPYHKSYWQLIGEYFEKYNPENGDPDWITAALSCGVNKKVGEEWQYSSFGFCLLGEIIKKVTGVTAEQYIEEQILKPLGMKDTVWELTPELAGRAIIRNERHEKRLNDLINGNQPEVSPEEKLWDTVSSTGGGLASTPADLIRFANMLLGMGTLGDTRIVGRKAVEKITTRTLYGVPDYCWGADNKDRSYGIGLDMRRGPAFLYSPTSYFHEGAGACCMAIDPTEQLAAVWFVPFTSDNWYAEGLFNVTNIIWSGLT; this is encoded by the coding sequence ATGCTGTTTACGCCAGGCATTACCGACTGTTCACCGGCAGAGGTAGGTTATGATACTTCGAGAATCGGGGTTTTGCACAACCACTTCCAGAACCTGATTGATCAAAATAAAATCCAGGCCGCAGCTTACTGCGTCTCAAGGTATGGAAAGACATTTATGCACGGTGCTATGGGACCGCTTTCGTTCCGGGAAGACAGGGCGGAGCCGCTTTTACCAACAACGGTTCATAATATCGCATCCATTACCAAAGCCGTTACCTCAGTAGCAATGGCCAAGCTTGTTGAGGACGGTATTCTCCGGTTTGACCTTCCTGTCAGCGCGTTCCTGGAGCAGTTTAACGTGGACCCTTTTAACAAAATCGATATTTACAGCCTTCTGACCCATACCTCGGGCCTGTTTCCCGACTGTGCGGGCAGCTTAATTCCCTATCATAAATCCTATTGGCAATTAATCGGTGAATATTTCGAAAAGTATAACCCTGAGAATGGGGATCCGGACTGGATCACTGCCGCACTGAGCTGCGGGGTCAATAAAAAAGTCGGCGAGGAATGGCAGTACTCATCATTTGGCTTTTGCCTGCTCGGAGAAATCATCAAAAAAGTGACTGGCGTAACCGCTGAACAGTACATAGAAGAGCAAATCCTGAAGCCTCTTGGCATGAAGGATACTGTTTGGGAACTGACTCCGGAGCTAGCCGGACGCGCCATTATAAGAAACGAGAGACATGAGAAGCGGCTGAACGATCTAATTAACGGTAATCAGCCTGAAGTCTCTCCAGAGGAAAAGCTGTGGGATACAGTCTCCAGCACCGGCGGAGGCCTGGCCTCTACGCCAGCCGACCTCATCCGGTTCGCCAACATGCTTCTAGGCATGGGAACACTGGGCGATACCCGTATCGTCGGCCGCAAAGCGGTTGAGAAGATCACGACCCGCACCCTGTACGGAGTTCCTGATTACTGCTGGGGTGCCGATAACAAGGACCGGAGCTATGGCATTGGACTGGATATGAGGAGAGGCCCCGCCTTCCTCTACTCTCCAACCAGCTATTTTCACGAAGGCGCTGGAGCCTGCTGCATGGCCATCGACCCTACAGAGCAGCTTGCCGCTGTATGGTTTGTGCCTTTTACCAGTGATAATTGGTACGCAGAGGGCCTATTTAATGTAACTAATATCATTTGGTCTGGACTCACCTGA
- a CDS encoding FHA domain-containing protein, with translation MKQGRSIWTLVLDLLITAISAVIFYYIFVVAKVRGAQVVAAAILLLSAVIIAVRTRPKKIKAQNKVKPGSKVVKLVLLSDDGESVKEWYIEGETSVLIGKSSRHGEADIDLSDTPYASLISAQHAVLNKASGKWYIEDIESSSGVGIRKSNQSKAVKLEIEEPSLLEAGDLIYIANTRILVK, from the coding sequence GTGAAACAAGGAAGGTCGATCTGGACCCTGGTGCTGGATCTATTGATAACAGCCATCTCGGCTGTAATATTCTATTACATATTTGTGGTTGCAAAGGTTAGGGGGGCACAGGTGGTTGCGGCAGCAATCCTTTTGTTGTCAGCAGTCATAATTGCAGTCAGAACAAGACCCAAGAAGATCAAGGCGCAGAACAAGGTCAAACCCGGCAGCAAGGTTGTAAAGCTGGTGCTGCTGAGTGATGACGGTGAAAGTGTAAAGGAATGGTACATAGAAGGCGAGACAAGTGTTCTGATCGGCAAAAGCTCAAGGCACGGCGAAGCAGATATAGATCTGTCAGATACACCTTATGCTTCTCTGATCAGCGCCCAGCATGCTGTGCTGAACAAAGCATCCGGCAAATGGTACATAGAGGATATTGAATCCTCCAGCGGTGTGGGTATACGGAAAAGCAATCAGAGCAAAGCAGTTAAATTGGAAATCGAGGAACCCAGCCTGCTTGAGGCGGGGGACTTAATTTATATTGCCAACACGAGGATTCTGGTGAAATGA
- a CDS encoding ABC transporter ATP-binding protein — translation MMPVIDVKHLTKTYKTYKRGAGMGQTFKSFFQREEVVVNAVNDISFAIGQGEICGILGPNGAGKSTAIKMLCGALFPTSGEIQVLGYSPARDRKRYVGKIGAVFGQKSQLIWDIPPIDSFNMNKAIYGIANQDFKHRLEELTGMLDIAHVIEKPTRVLSLGERMKCEFVMAMLHRPEVLFLDEPTIGLDVIAKVKIREFIHQMNKKHNMTCILTTHDLEDVEELAHRVIVINHGEKVFDESLQQLKLFLGDKKRVSFTFAESVHKTIFDNAYTKVVERPSDFQITLEVDTALISISDFIEEISRKRRFSDISVKELPIQQVVMNIYENAEGVPG, via the coding sequence ATGATGCCGGTTATTGATGTGAAGCATTTGACTAAAACGTATAAAACCTATAAGCGGGGCGCAGGTATGGGCCAGACCTTTAAGAGCTTCTTCCAGCGCGAAGAGGTCGTGGTCAACGCCGTCAACGATATCAGCTTTGCCATTGGGCAGGGGGAAATCTGCGGTATTCTGGGTCCCAATGGGGCGGGAAAATCAACGGCGATCAAAATGCTCTGCGGCGCGCTGTTTCCCACAAGTGGTGAAATTCAAGTTCTTGGTTATTCGCCTGCCCGGGACAGAAAGCGTTATGTCGGCAAAATCGGAGCCGTATTCGGTCAGAAATCTCAATTGATCTGGGATATTCCGCCTATCGACAGCTTCAATATGAACAAAGCAATCTACGGAATCGCCAATCAGGACTTTAAACACCGTCTGGAAGAGCTGACGGGGATGCTGGATATTGCGCATGTGATCGAAAAACCCACACGAGTGCTGTCCCTTGGCGAACGCATGAAATGCGAATTCGTCATGGCTATGCTGCACCGGCCGGAGGTTTTGTTTCTGGATGAGCCGACCATCGGGCTTGATGTGATCGCCAAGGTCAAAATCCGCGAATTCATTCACCAGATGAACAAGAAGCATAATATGACCTGTATTCTGACCACCCATGATCTTGAGGATGTGGAGGAGCTTGCCCACCGGGTCATTGTCATTAACCACGGGGAAAAGGTTTTTGATGAATCGCTTCAGCAGCTGAAGCTTTTTCTGGGGGATAAGAAACGGGTCAGTTTTACTTTTGCGGAGTCCGTGCACAAAACCATCTTCGACAATGCCTACACCAAAGTGGTCGAGCGCCCGTCAGACTTTCAAATTACGCTTGAAGTGGATACGGCACTTATTTCAATCAGCGATTTTATCGAAGAAATCTCCAGGAAGCGCCGGTTCTCCGACATTTCGGTCAAGGAACTGCCGATCCAGCAGGTTGTCATGAATATTTATGAGAATGCGGAAGGTGTGCCCGGCTAG
- a CDS encoding FHA domain-containing protein, which yields MSLTRCANGHMFSTRRHGNTCPYCNLTVESPAPSGSKGAAIAMASRPSEDDRTMPYLGEATGIEPVTGWLVCIEGAQMGQDYRIMAEKNFIGRSEEMHVRILGDNTISRRNHAVIVYDPKKRNFYLLPGDASGLAYHNNEAVYSPVELAAYDVIQLGRSKFIFVPLCGVHFEWEQQQ from the coding sequence ATGAGTCTGACAAGATGCGCTAACGGACATATGTTCAGCACAAGAAGACACGGCAACACGTGTCCTTACTGTAATCTTACCGTGGAGAGCCCGGCTCCGTCCGGCAGCAAGGGAGCAGCCATTGCTATGGCGTCCCGTCCCTCCGAAGATGACAGAACGATGCCGTATTTGGGAGAGGCTACCGGAATTGAACCAGTGACGGGTTGGCTGGTTTGTATTGAAGGGGCACAAATGGGACAGGACTACCGGATTATGGCGGAGAAGAATTTTATCGGCCGCTCGGAAGAGATGCATGTGCGCATTCTGGGTGACAATACGATCTCCAGACGCAATCATGCGGTGATTGTCTATGATCCGAAGAAACGCAATTTCTACTTGCTGCCCGGTGATGCTTCCGGACTTGCCTATCACAATAACGAGGCGGTATATTCCCCGGTAGAGCTGGCTGCTTATGATGTCATTCAGCTGGGACGCAGCAAGTTTATTTTTGTTCCCCTGTGCGGTGTTCACTTTGAATGGGAGCAGCAGCAATGA